One Mycobacterium sp. SMC-4 DNA window includes the following coding sequences:
- a CDS encoding cyclopropane-fatty-acyl-phospholipid synthase family protein, which produces MTEVMDWDSAYRGEGDFEGEPPWNIGEPQPELAALWRAGRFRSEVLDAGCGHAELSLALAADGYTVTGVDVSPTAVAAATTAAAERGLSDRARFVAADITALDGFDNQFATVVDSTLFHSLPVESRDAYLRSIHRAAAPGAGYFVLVFAKGAFPEQMQPGPNEVSEIELREAVSRYWVIDDIRPALIHSNVPRTAGPPPPLDLLDESGRLRMQAFLLSAHKQS; this is translated from the coding sequence ATGACCGAAGTGATGGACTGGGACAGCGCCTACCGCGGGGAAGGGGACTTCGAGGGTGAGCCCCCCTGGAACATCGGCGAACCCCAACCCGAGCTGGCGGCGTTGTGGCGGGCCGGACGATTCCGCAGCGAGGTCCTCGACGCCGGGTGCGGGCACGCCGAGCTGTCGTTGGCGCTGGCCGCCGACGGATACACGGTGACCGGGGTCGACGTCAGCCCCACCGCGGTCGCCGCGGCCACCACCGCGGCCGCCGAGCGCGGCCTGTCGGACCGGGCGAGGTTCGTCGCGGCCGATATCACCGCGCTGGACGGGTTCGACAACCAGTTCGCGACCGTGGTCGACAGCACCCTGTTCCACTCACTGCCCGTCGAGTCCCGCGACGCCTATCTGCGGTCGATCCACCGGGCCGCCGCGCCGGGCGCCGGCTATTTCGTGCTCGTCTTCGCCAAGGGCGCGTTCCCCGAGCAGATGCAACCCGGACCCAACGAGGTTTCCGAAATCGAACTGCGCGAAGCTGTTTCCAGGTACTGGGTGATCGACGACATCCGGCCCGCCCTGATCCACTCGAATGTGCCGCGCACGGCGGGTCCGCCGCCGCCGCTGGACCTTCTCGACGAGAGTGGACGGCTGCGGATGCAGGCCTTCCTGCTCTCGGCGCACAAGCAGTCTTAG
- a CDS encoding GntR family transcriptional regulator, translated as MSGSTGGPVAEEVRRRILSLLAQGALQPGSRLGTEREMAAALAVSRSTLRSALLPLSQAGVLERRPGRSGGTFVRADVVERHAAELTGLPARLHDSGHTSASTVLGTSRRPATQIEAQALEIAQGCDVITVRRLRYADGVPLSLDSACFVADDVADLLEQPLGGSLYELLRVRYGLTPADTTETIEVVNASPREAEWLQIAERKPLLAITRVTRDGADRPFEYAYDLFRADRIRLTARSRCEAPAVHRSVRGAATLPVTA; from the coding sequence ATGTCGGGTTCGACGGGCGGGCCGGTGGCCGAAGAGGTGCGCCGACGGATCCTGTCCCTGCTCGCCCAGGGGGCGCTGCAGCCGGGTTCACGGTTGGGCACCGAACGCGAGATGGCCGCGGCGCTCGCGGTCTCACGTTCCACGCTGCGCAGTGCGTTGCTGCCGCTGAGCCAGGCCGGGGTGCTGGAACGCCGGCCCGGCCGCAGCGGGGGGACCTTCGTGCGTGCCGATGTCGTGGAGCGCCACGCGGCCGAACTGACCGGATTGCCTGCACGACTGCACGACAGCGGTCACACCAGTGCCAGCACCGTATTGGGTACGAGCCGCCGTCCGGCCACCCAGATCGAGGCCCAGGCTCTCGAGATCGCCCAGGGCTGCGACGTCATCACCGTTCGTCGGCTGCGCTACGCCGACGGGGTGCCGCTGTCGTTGGATAGCGCGTGCTTCGTCGCGGACGATGTGGCCGACCTGCTCGAACAGCCGCTCGGCGGTTCCCTGTACGAGCTGCTGCGGGTGCGCTACGGACTGACACCAGCCGACACCACAGAGACGATCGAGGTGGTCAACGCCAGTCCGCGGGAGGCCGAATGGCTCCAGATCGCCGAGCGTAAGCCGCTGCTGGCCATCACCCGGGTGACCCGCGACGGCGCAGATCGTCCGTTCGAGTACGCCTATGACCTGTTTCGCGCCGATCGGATCAGACTCACCGCGCGCAGTCGTTGCGAGGCGCCGGCGGTGCATCGGTCGGTCCGCGGCGCCGCGACGCTGCCGGTCACGGCCTAA
- the fabG gene encoding 3-oxoacyl-ACP reductase FabG yields MFDVQDRAVLVTGGSKGIGRGIAKVFALAGANVAVAARSVTDLDDCVAALDGLGPGKVIGVATDVCDRSACDDMVTAVVDAFGGLDVVCANAGIFPEAPLATMTPEQLAEIFAVNVNGTFFAVQACLSALIASGRGRVILTSSITGPITGYPGWSHYGATKAAQLGFMRTAAIELAPHKITVNAILPGNIMSEGMVAMGEDYIAGMARSIPVGALGEPEDIGYLAAFLASREAGYITGQAIAVDGGQVLPESLDAVAG; encoded by the coding sequence ATGTTCGATGTGCAGGACCGTGCTGTGCTTGTCACCGGGGGCAGCAAAGGGATCGGACGCGGTATCGCCAAGGTCTTCGCCCTCGCCGGCGCGAACGTGGCCGTGGCGGCCCGCTCGGTCACCGACCTCGACGACTGTGTCGCCGCGCTCGACGGGCTGGGCCCGGGCAAGGTCATCGGGGTGGCGACCGACGTGTGCGACCGCTCGGCGTGCGACGACATGGTCACGGCGGTGGTGGACGCCTTCGGCGGCCTCGATGTGGTGTGCGCCAACGCCGGCATCTTTCCCGAAGCCCCGTTGGCCACCATGACGCCCGAGCAGCTCGCCGAGATCTTCGCCGTCAACGTCAACGGCACGTTCTTTGCCGTGCAGGCCTGCCTGAGCGCGCTGATCGCCTCGGGCCGTGGTCGGGTGATCCTGACCTCGTCGATCACCGGGCCGATCACCGGATACCCGGGATGGTCACACTACGGCGCCACCAAGGCAGCACAACTGGGCTTCATGCGCACCGCTGCCATCGAACTGGCGCCGCACAAGATCACGGTCAACGCGATCCTGCCCGGCAACATCATGAGCGAGGGCATGGTCGCCATGGGTGAGGACTACATCGCCGGGATGGCCCGCAGCATTCCGGTCGGTGCATTGGGCGAACCCGAGGACATCGGCTATCTGGCCGCGTTTCTGGCCAGCCGCGAGGCCGGCTACATCACCGGCCAGGCCATTGCCGTCGACGGCGGCCAGGTGCTGCCGGAGTCGTTGGACGCGGTGGCCGGCTGA
- a CDS encoding phosphotransferase enzyme family protein — protein sequence MAGLPVDHQLFARAALHHYRLDPDTPLRLLSLSENATYLAGDVDGDADPIVLRVHRPGYHDLAGIRSELDWMAALRSQTVVCTPELVSAADGSGVVTARVGGRELYVDAVTYIPGCTAEEAPQAVGFAQLGELTAHMHEHSRRWKPPSGFTRFRWDLEAILGPRARWGDWRSAPGLTSADRTAIGQAVTEITCRITDFGTAPDRFGLVHADLRLANLMIDPAGGSGQITVIDFDDCGWSWHLADLSSVLSWIEDTPAVAGIITEWLRGYCRVRPLPVDHLLLIPTFVMLRRIQLTAWIASHADADAAIAVGAGYARGTAALARRYLSDPTWLQDAVLAPTR from the coding sequence ATGGCCGGGCTACCCGTTGATCACCAGTTGTTTGCCCGGGCCGCGCTGCACCACTACCGGCTCGACCCAGACACCCCGCTTCGCCTGCTCAGCCTGTCAGAGAATGCGACCTATCTCGCCGGCGATGTGGACGGTGACGCCGACCCCATCGTGTTGCGGGTGCACCGGCCGGGCTATCACGACCTGGCCGGTATCCGTTCCGAGCTGGACTGGATGGCGGCGCTGCGAAGCCAGACGGTGGTCTGTACCCCGGAACTGGTGTCAGCAGCCGATGGCAGCGGCGTGGTCACCGCGCGCGTCGGTGGGCGCGAACTGTACGTCGACGCGGTGACCTACATCCCGGGGTGTACCGCCGAAGAAGCGCCGCAGGCAGTCGGTTTCGCCCAGTTGGGAGAACTCACCGCCCACATGCACGAACACAGTCGGCGGTGGAAGCCGCCTTCGGGCTTCACCCGGTTCCGGTGGGACCTCGAAGCGATTCTCGGCCCGCGCGCCCGATGGGGTGATTGGCGGTCAGCGCCGGGGCTCACGTCCGCCGATCGAACCGCGATTGGGCAGGCGGTCACCGAAATCACCTGCCGTATCACTGATTTCGGCACCGCGCCGGACCGCTTCGGGCTGGTCCACGCCGATCTGCGCCTGGCCAACCTGATGATCGACCCGGCCGGCGGCAGCGGCCAGATCACCGTGATCGACTTCGACGATTGCGGGTGGTCCTGGCACCTGGCCGATCTGAGCTCGGTGCTGTCCTGGATCGAGGACACCCCGGCCGTCGCCGGGATCATCACCGAGTGGTTGCGCGGATACTGCCGGGTGCGTCCGCTTCCCGTCGACCACCTGCTGCTCATCCCGACCTTCGTGATGCTGCGACGCATCCAGCTGACCGCCTGGATCGCCTCGCATGCCGACGCCGACGCCGCGATCGCCGTCGGAGCCGGCTATGCCCGAGGTACCGCAGCGCTGGCCCGGCGCTACCTCAGCGACCCGACGTGGTTACAGGACGCTGTGCTCGCCCCGACCCGATAG
- a CDS encoding aspartate aminotransferase family protein, which produces MGFSNIMDSNSYTAEVNTDTGLGRQIQARSRLLGPAYRLFYQRPVHLVRGRGSHLFDAEGLRYLDAYNNVASVGHCHPRVVAAMTRQAETLNTHTRYLHEEILQYSERLLGLLHLDQVMYACTGSEANDLALRIAQSYTEARGVIVTREAYHGNTAAVTEISPSIGGASVMGGHVRTVGAPDSYRLGADAPARFLADVQAAIADLQASGHGVCCLIVDTIFSSDGIYPEPSVLAPAVAAVRAAGGVFIADEVQPGFGRTGEAMWGFVRHRIAPDLVTLGKPMANGLPVAAVAARREVLDIFAREVPYFNTFAGNPVSMATASAVLDVIEDEQLMRNASQVGRALHEGLVQCCAEHPRIADVRGAGLYLAVEVVDDAGTGRPDRAAARDLINAMRDRRVLISVCGSEGHVLKIRPPLVFSTDDVDWFCTEFADALRMLV; this is translated from the coding sequence GTGGGGTTCTCCAACATCATGGATTCCAACAGCTATACCGCAGAGGTGAACACCGACACCGGGCTCGGTCGCCAGATCCAGGCCCGCAGCCGCCTGCTGGGCCCGGCCTACCGACTGTTCTACCAACGGCCGGTGCACCTGGTGCGCGGTCGGGGTAGCCACCTGTTCGACGCTGAGGGCCTGCGTTACCTCGATGCCTACAACAACGTCGCCAGCGTCGGGCATTGCCATCCGCGCGTGGTGGCAGCGATGACGAGGCAGGCCGAGACTCTCAATACGCACACCCGGTACCTGCACGAGGAAATCCTGCAGTACTCCGAACGCCTGCTCGGATTGCTGCATCTCGACCAGGTGATGTATGCCTGCACCGGGTCCGAGGCCAATGACTTGGCTCTGCGGATCGCGCAGAGTTACACCGAAGCCCGCGGTGTGATCGTCACCCGTGAGGCCTATCACGGCAATACCGCAGCGGTGACCGAGATTTCTCCGTCGATCGGTGGCGCGTCGGTAATGGGTGGCCACGTGCGCACCGTCGGCGCGCCCGACAGCTACCGCCTCGGCGCCGACGCACCGGCCCGGTTCCTGGCAGATGTCCAGGCGGCGATCGCCGACCTGCAGGCGTCGGGTCACGGCGTGTGCTGCCTGATCGTTGACACCATCTTCTCCTCGGACGGCATCTATCCCGAACCGTCGGTGCTGGCGCCCGCGGTGGCCGCGGTGCGGGCGGCCGGCGGGGTGTTCATCGCCGACGAGGTGCAGCCCGGTTTCGGCCGCACCGGGGAGGCGATGTGGGGGTTCGTCCGACATCGCATCGCGCCCGACCTGGTGACGCTGGGCAAGCCGATGGCCAACGGGCTGCCGGTGGCCGCGGTGGCGGCGCGACGCGAGGTTCTCGACATTTTTGCCCGGGAAGTGCCGTACTTCAACACCTTTGCCGGCAACCCGGTGTCGATGGCCACTGCTTCGGCAGTACTCGACGTCATCGAGGACGAGCAGCTGATGCGCAACGCATCGCAGGTCGGGCGGGCACTGCATGAGGGTCTCGTACAGTGTTGCGCCGAGCACCCGCGCATCGCCGATGTCCGCGGGGCCGGTTTGTATCTCGCCGTCGAGGTCGTCGACGATGCCGGTACCGGCAGGCCGGATCGGGCCGCGGCCCGTGACCTGATCAACGCGATGCGTGACCGCCGGGTGCTGATCTCGGTGTGCGGCTCCGAGGGCCACGTGCTCAAAATCCGTCCACCGCTGGTGTTCTCGACCGACGACGTGGACTGGTTCTGCACGGAATTTGCCGACGCATTGCGCATGCTCGTCTGA
- a CDS encoding aKG-HExxH-type peptide beta-hydroxylase — MTTPVGSAQCPPLVTVDTARYFASPELGADPDLPQTLIGLYASALFELAFDCCSSAPADICAQVEIIKSQPLPWSAAWHPDLARVERLLATSMHGESTLNVLGPMLLRLGAEGVLVEADIGLDPRQAAFWGTLRLPEADRATFRRDHDRAEIHLYLRGGLIATVVADRDAASGLWRSDAISSVGTVQMCGHPVPVWLPSDGSGFPLPGKRQALPDATTRVAPALDGATSFLTRHAPNFVPWIASGMRHIVALDGSDGVLMSASVEEFPGLTFLSFPNPAVELAESLIHEASHHHYLALRRLAPLHDGTDTKQYFSPIKKQGRPIDMILYAFHAFANAAIYHRNLVRAEPKYYRLNGRTLDESLERIRVHDRYLAETRALTEAGETLWKTLSEALFQG; from the coding sequence ATGACGACACCGGTCGGGTCCGCACAATGCCCCCCTCTGGTCACCGTCGACACCGCACGCTATTTCGCATCGCCGGAACTCGGTGCCGATCCCGACCTCCCACAGACCCTGATAGGGCTGTATGCGAGCGCGCTGTTCGAGCTCGCGTTCGATTGCTGTAGCAGTGCGCCGGCGGACATCTGTGCGCAGGTCGAGATCATCAAGAGCCAGCCTCTGCCCTGGTCCGCGGCCTGGCATCCTGACCTTGCGCGCGTGGAACGGCTCCTGGCCACCTCGATGCACGGCGAATCAACATTGAATGTCCTTGGACCAATGTTGTTGCGCCTGGGCGCCGAAGGCGTGCTTGTCGAGGCGGATATCGGGTTGGATCCACGGCAAGCGGCGTTCTGGGGCACGCTGCGACTCCCGGAAGCCGATCGCGCGACGTTTCGGCGAGACCACGATCGCGCCGAGATACACCTATATCTGCGGGGAGGGCTGATCGCGACCGTCGTAGCGGACCGGGATGCGGCCAGCGGGCTCTGGCGCAGCGACGCCATTTCCAGCGTGGGGACCGTGCAGATGTGCGGGCATCCCGTCCCGGTGTGGTTGCCCAGCGACGGAAGTGGCTTCCCGCTGCCCGGAAAGCGGCAGGCCCTGCCCGACGCAACGACACGAGTGGCTCCCGCTCTCGACGGCGCCACCTCGTTTCTGACTCGGCACGCACCGAACTTCGTGCCTTGGATCGCCAGCGGGATGCGACACATCGTCGCGCTCGACGGATCCGATGGAGTCCTCATGAGCGCGTCAGTCGAGGAGTTCCCCGGACTGACCTTCCTGTCGTTTCCCAATCCGGCCGTGGAACTGGCGGAGTCCCTCATCCATGAGGCCAGCCATCATCACTACCTCGCACTGCGGCGGTTGGCCCCGCTCCACGACGGCACCGACACGAAGCAGTACTTCTCCCCGATCAAGAAGCAGGGGCGCCCCATCGACATGATTCTCTACGCGTTCCATGCGTTCGCCAACGCCGCGATCTACCACCGCAACCTCGTACGTGCTGAGCCGAAATATTATCGGCTCAACGGACGGACTCTCGACGAAAGCCTCGAGCGTATCCGCGTGCACGACAGGTACCTCGCAGAGACGCGTGCCTTGACCGAGGCGGGGGAGACCTTGTGGAAGACGTTGTCGGAGGCGCTTTTCCAGGGATGA
- a CDS encoding radical SAM protein produces MTTVASAQRHNAGPDDAVTIAQIVLKVVSACNLDCSYCYVYHAKDNGYRERPGLLSDELIGLLITRINEYGAVRPHHRMGVCLHGGEPLLMGPERLRSLVERLRSEAGPALGSLNVQTNATLIDREWAKLLKELRISVSVSLDGPPDINDVARVDHMGRGSATRTEAGIRHLMDAGVHVAVLSVVRPGENGAETYHYLRSLGVTDFDFLLPDVTHDDWRTQFGTYGPTPVADYLLPALTAWLAENDPSVSVRLFADMFRLILGDSGGTDAFGGGPMHYAIVESDGSIQANDALRVCEATLNHTGLNIATHGFDDLRHSSPLARALFEGAIPPPRKCGTCPELLTCGGGYMPHRYSREHGFDNPSVWCADIVKLFGHMRAVVRADSARSPAVEAGGT; encoded by the coding sequence GTGACGACTGTCGCCTCCGCGCAGCGGCACAATGCCGGGCCCGACGATGCGGTCACCATCGCTCAGATCGTGCTCAAGGTGGTCAGTGCCTGCAACCTCGACTGCAGCTACTGCTACGTCTACCACGCCAAAGACAACGGCTATCGCGAGCGACCAGGGCTACTGTCCGACGAACTGATCGGCTTGTTGATCACGCGGATCAACGAGTACGGCGCGGTGCGACCACATCATCGGATGGGTGTCTGCCTGCACGGTGGTGAGCCGCTTCTGATGGGCCCTGAGCGGTTGCGGTCGTTGGTCGAGCGTCTGCGATCTGAGGCAGGCCCGGCCCTGGGTTCGTTGAATGTGCAGACCAACGCCACCTTGATCGACCGCGAGTGGGCGAAGCTACTCAAAGAGCTACGCATCTCGGTCAGTGTCAGCCTGGACGGTCCACCTGACATCAATGACGTTGCGCGGGTCGATCACATGGGACGCGGCTCCGCAACAAGGACAGAGGCCGGCATCCGCCACCTGATGGACGCGGGTGTTCACGTCGCAGTGCTCTCGGTCGTCCGTCCTGGTGAAAACGGCGCTGAGACATACCATTACTTGCGCTCTCTCGGCGTTACCGACTTTGACTTCCTGCTGCCTGACGTGACCCATGACGACTGGCGAACGCAATTCGGTACTTACGGACCTACGCCGGTCGCCGATTACCTGCTGCCGGCGCTGACGGCCTGGTTGGCCGAGAACGATCCGAGTGTCTCGGTGCGCTTGTTCGCCGACATGTTCCGACTGATCCTCGGGGACAGCGGGGGCACGGACGCCTTCGGTGGTGGGCCGATGCACTACGCCATCGTGGAGTCCGACGGCAGCATCCAGGCCAACGACGCCCTGCGGGTGTGCGAGGCGACACTCAATCACACCGGGCTGAACATCGCGACGCACGGTTTCGACGACCTACGTCACTCCAGTCCGCTGGCCCGTGCGCTGTTCGAAGGAGCAATTCCCCCTCCGCGAAAATGTGGTACCTGCCCGGAATTGCTGACATGCGGCGGTGGTTATATGCCGCACCGCTACAGCCGCGAACATGGTTTCGACAATCCATCCGTGTGGTGCGCCGACATTGTGAAGCTCTTCGGACACATGCGTGCAGTCGTGCGCGCGGACTCCGCGCGTTCACCTGCGGTCGAAGCCGGGGGTACATAG
- the egtE gene encoding ergothioneine biosynthesis PLP-dependent enzyme EgtE has translation MNLAQRWRAARPPVAGVHLDSAACSRQSLTAIEAASRHARHEAEVGGYVAAEAAAPALEAGRSAVRALTTMADGEVFFTTGSGHALDIMLGSWSGPRTLACLPGEFGPNLALMQRHGFAIGFLPVDGSGRLDVDAAAATLAHDPPALVHFTVLGSHVGTVQPVREIAEVCRERGIPLIVDAAQGFGQLDCTAIGADALFTSSRKWTAGPRGVGLLITRPALLPENEQQRLRHCETSVGLHLGLCVALGELLSFGAADVQQRLREVGALTRTALGGLAGWSVRESVDEPSAITTLYPPDHVDPATVRARLITEHAIVTTYLGTERAPREMTRPALRVSPHVDVTDDDLDTLAAALATVTR, from the coding sequence GTGAATCTCGCACAGCGGTGGCGGGCTGCTCGCCCGCCGGTGGCCGGAGTCCACCTCGACAGTGCCGCCTGCTCGCGGCAGAGCCTGACAGCGATCGAGGCGGCATCCCGACACGCCCGCCACGAGGCCGAGGTCGGCGGTTACGTCGCCGCCGAGGCCGCCGCGCCCGCATTGGAGGCCGGCCGGTCCGCGGTGCGCGCACTGACCACGATGGCCGACGGTGAAGTGTTCTTCACCACCGGATCCGGTCATGCGCTCGACATCATGCTGGGCAGCTGGTCGGGTCCGCGCACGCTGGCCTGTCTACCCGGCGAGTTCGGCCCGAACCTGGCGCTCATGCAGCGGCACGGTTTCGCCATCGGCTTTCTGCCGGTGGATGGATCGGGCCGGCTCGACGTCGATGCCGCCGCCGCCACGCTGGCCCACGACCCGCCCGCGCTGGTGCATTTCACCGTGTTGGGCAGTCATGTCGGCACTGTGCAACCGGTCCGCGAGATCGCCGAAGTGTGCCGCGAACGCGGCATCCCGTTGATCGTCGACGCGGCACAGGGATTCGGCCAGCTGGACTGCACAGCGATCGGCGCCGACGCGCTGTTCACCTCCTCGCGCAAATGGACCGCAGGGCCACGCGGTGTGGGTCTGCTGATCACCCGTCCCGCCCTGCTGCCCGAGAATGAACAGCAGCGGCTACGGCACTGTGAAACCAGTGTCGGCCTGCATCTCGGCCTGTGCGTGGCGCTGGGCGAACTGCTCTCCTTCGGTGCCGCCGACGTCCAGCAGCGGCTGCGCGAGGTCGGGGCCCTGACCAGGACCGCCCTCGGCGGGCTCGCGGGTTGGTCGGTGCGCGAGAGCGTCGACGAGCCCAGCGCCATCACCACGCTCTATCCGCCCGATCACGTCGATCCGGCGACGGTCCGCGCACGGTTGATCACCGAGCATGCGATTGTGACGACCTACCTGGGGACCGAACGTGCGCCGCGGGAAATGACACGACCGGCACTGCGAGTCTCACCCCATGTCGACGTCACCGACGACGACCTGGACACCCTGGCCGCCGCCCTGGCCACGGTCACGCGCTGA
- the egtD gene encoding L-histidine N(alpha)-methyltransferase — MTLSLENYLAADAADTALRRDVREGLTASPKSLPPKWFYDAAGSDLFDQITRLPEYYPTRAEAQILRTHAGDIAAACAADTLVELGSGTSEKTRMLLDALRSRDLLRRFVPFDVDASVLQSAAAAIGQEYPGVEVAAVCGDFEQHLNKIPAQGRRLIAFLGSTIGNLTAGPRAEFLGAVAALMRPGDAFLLGTDLVKDTERLVRAYDDSAGVTATFNRNVLAVINRQLRANFDLDAFDHVALWNSAEERIEMWLKSTRAQRVQISDLDLEVQFSAGEPMLTEVSCKFRKSGVDTELAAAGLRRTHWWTDDAGDFALSLSVK, encoded by the coding sequence ATGACCCTGTCGCTGGAGAACTACCTGGCCGCGGACGCCGCCGACACGGCGCTGCGCCGCGACGTGCGCGAGGGTCTCACGGCGTCACCGAAGTCGTTGCCGCCCAAATGGTTTTACGACGCCGCCGGTAGCGATCTGTTCGACCAGATCACCCGGTTGCCGGAGTACTATCCGACGCGCGCCGAAGCCCAGATCCTGCGCACCCACGCCGGTGACATTGCGGCTGCGTGTGCCGCCGACACACTGGTCGAGCTCGGTAGCGGCACCTCGGAGAAGACACGCATGCTGCTCGACGCGCTGCGCAGCCGGGACCTGTTACGCCGATTCGTGCCCTTCGACGTCGACGCGAGCGTGTTGCAGTCCGCCGCCGCAGCGATCGGGCAGGAGTACCCGGGTGTCGAAGTTGCGGCCGTCTGTGGCGATTTCGAGCAGCATCTGAACAAGATCCCGGCGCAGGGTCGGCGCCTGATCGCGTTTCTCGGCTCGACGATCGGCAACCTGACCGCGGGACCACGCGCCGAGTTCCTGGGTGCGGTGGCGGCCCTGATGCGGCCTGGCGACGCATTCCTGCTGGGCACCGACCTGGTCAAGGACACCGAGCGATTGGTGCGCGCGTACGACGACAGCGCCGGGGTGACCGCGACGTTCAACCGCAACGTGCTCGCGGTGATCAACCGGCAACTGCGCGCGAACTTCGACCTCGATGCCTTCGATCATGTCGCGCTGTGGAACAGCGCCGAGGAGCGCATCGAGATGTGGCTGAAATCCACTCGGGCGCAACGGGTGCAGATCTCCGACCTCGACCTGGAGGTGCAGTTCAGTGCCGGTGAACCGATGCTGACCGAGGTGTCCTGCAAGTTCCGCAAGTCCGGGGTGGACACCGAACTGGCTGCGGCCGGGCTACGCCGGACCCATTGGTGGACCGACGATGCCGGTGACTTCGCGCTGTCGCTGTCGGTGAAGTGA
- the egtC gene encoding ergothioneine biosynthesis protein EgtC has protein sequence MCRHLGWLGQPLSVAALLLDPPSGLLVQSYAPRRQKHGLMNADGWGVGFFDDQVARRWRSASPLWTDASFASVAPALVSRCVVAAVRSASVGMAIEPSASAPFSDGRWLLSHNGLVDRSVLPLSRHAESTNDSALLAALIFDRGIDALGDTVAAVAADDPNARLNILAGDGSRLVATTWGDTLSVLRRADGVVLASEPYDDDPAWQEVPDRHLVDVVGTRVTITPLR, from the coding sequence ATGTGTAGGCACCTGGGTTGGCTGGGGCAGCCGCTGTCGGTGGCGGCGTTGCTGCTCGACCCGCCGTCGGGGCTGCTGGTTCAGTCCTACGCGCCACGCCGGCAGAAGCATGGCCTGATGAACGCCGACGGTTGGGGTGTCGGGTTTTTCGACGACCAGGTGGCACGGCGCTGGCGCAGCGCATCGCCGCTGTGGACCGACGCCTCCTTCGCGTCGGTGGCGCCGGCCTTGGTCAGCAGATGTGTGGTCGCCGCGGTGCGGTCGGCCAGCGTGGGAATGGCCATCGAGCCCAGCGCTTCGGCACCGTTCAGCGACGGCCGCTGGCTGCTGTCGCACAACGGCCTGGTGGACCGGTCGGTGCTGCCGCTGTCCCGACACGCCGAATCGACCAACGACAGCGCGCTGTTGGCCGCACTGATCTTCGACCGGGGCATCGACGCGCTGGGTGACACCGTCGCCGCCGTCGCCGCCGACGACCCGAACGCCCGGCTGAACATCCTGGCCGGCGACGGATCCCGACTGGTGGCCACCACCTGGGGAGACACCTTGTCGGTGCTGCGTCGCGCCGACGGTGTGGTGCTGGCCAGCGAACCCTACGACGACGACCCGGCGTGGCAGGAGGTGCCCGACCGCCATCTGGTCGACGTGGTCGGGACACGCGTCACGATCACCCCGCTGAGATGA